A window of the Ipomoea triloba cultivar NCNSP0323 chromosome 14, ASM357664v1 genome harbors these coding sequences:
- the LOC116005032 gene encoding uncharacterized protein LOC116005032, which produces MSSLIHQSPLFPLPPPSRHGILFPSLSPLQPSSTAFAVVELSPLLPSSCLFCRRRAVSPAAVVNRHVHYHPIDEINGTGATFIEVLAAEEGLGILEGDFLELDDLLCPLLGID; this is translated from the exons ATGTCGTCGCTGATCCACCAGAGTCCTCTCTTCCCGCTTCCGCCACCGTCGAGACATGGCATTCTCTTCCCATCGTTGTCGCCTCTGCAGCCGTCGAGTACCGCCTTTGCCGTAGTTGAGCTGTCGCCTCTGCTGCCGTCGAGTTGTCTCTTTTGCCGCCGTCGAGCTGTCTCCCCTGCCGCCGTCGTTAATCGTCATGTCCATTACCATCCTATAG ATGAGATCAACGGGACTGGCGCTACATTTATTGAAGTCTTGGCTGCAGAGGAAGGGTTAGGCATTCTTGAAGGAGATTTTTTGGAGCTGGATGACCTTCTCTGCCCACTTTTGGGCATCGACTAA